In one Sphingobacterium daejeonense genomic region, the following are encoded:
- a CDS encoding TonB-dependent receptor plug domain-containing protein, translating to MKKLLALIGVLGLASFLFQASAQSTDAFQTKMTQIADKFPQEKLHIQTDRNNYGAGETIWYKMYSTIDIANKISVLSNVAYVELISPSGEVTSQKINSLFSGVAVGDITLSDTLVEGSYRMRAYTNWMRNSSSDYYFEKVLNIGNLRADNIISSTQLISEGENEYYLLQFKNPNNAEWKKSSVSYAVLNGEEVIDRGRETMQPDGTIKIKVTDKNRGKPISLRFKNVDESTVKKLINTNIFNKENSVQYFPEGGQIVGNEVNRIAFKTLNPKGLGIKAQITIVTPNGETAATLETNELGMGSVSSYFATGEKFKIVTKFEDGTEQTMDMSDIPTSSISIALNNTNPDKFFVQANISEDRINSEEIYLAVQHLGTIFYMSKNKANKTNVLFTVPKENLPTGVLTVSLLNKDFLPISERPMFNYSASSLMQNEIKLDKQSYGLREKVNTEIEVGNPGDSLRYAAMSASVVNMKNYKDDVPNSVSILSSLYLNADIKGFIEKPSFYFNEDGTIKATDLDNLLLTQGWRKINLNKLDSIDASTPKYPAEKGLTISGNINKVGRKTGIPNSKVQLISTNNFMDFIDTVTNSEGHFSFDNLLFPDSVKFLISARNQKGKNFVDIIEDKPVRPEINFDKSAPLILNDINKLNEDQLLANKKFYDQLERKGIMDKVFQIEEVTVRAQRPKASERSSNLNGPGNADQIITAEELSTCATLEMCLNGRLMGVFFQNGVPMNTRGNVPMQVVIDGMYVESDMLSMINPQDVQSVEVLRNTNYTAIYGSFGGGGVIIITSKTGRDAQRSSFQPTGILSITPKGISISKEFYKPVYDVSSDKQFQNDLRTTIHWEAGIVADKDGKAKFDFFTSDEAGTYRMIIEGIDFQGKILRKIINFDVK from the coding sequence ATGAAGAAACTCTTAGCCTTAATAGGCGTACTGGGTTTAGCCAGTTTTCTATTCCAAGCCTCTGCACAGTCTACCGATGCATTTCAAACCAAAATGACGCAGATTGCCGATAAATTCCCACAAGAAAAATTACATATACAGACAGACCGCAACAACTATGGTGCAGGCGAAACCATTTGGTACAAGATGTATTCGACGATCGACATCGCAAACAAAATATCTGTGCTGTCCAACGTAGCCTATGTTGAACTGATCAGCCCATCTGGCGAGGTCACATCCCAAAAAATAAACTCATTGTTCAGTGGTGTTGCTGTCGGAGATATAACTCTTTCCGACACCTTGGTGGAGGGCTCTTATCGAATGCGGGCATATACCAATTGGATGCGCAACAGCAGCAGCGATTATTATTTCGAGAAAGTCCTGAATATTGGTAACCTCAGGGCAGATAACATCATCAGCAGTACGCAATTGATATCAGAGGGTGAGAATGAATACTATCTTCTACAATTCAAGAATCCAAATAATGCTGAATGGAAGAAGTCTTCCGTATCATATGCTGTATTAAATGGTGAAGAGGTGATAGATCGTGGGCGAGAAACCATGCAGCCTGATGGTACCATAAAAATAAAAGTAACCGATAAAAACCGTGGAAAACCGATTTCCCTACGCTTCAAAAATGTGGATGAATCCACGGTAAAAAAGTTGATCAACACCAATATCTTCAACAAAGAAAACAGTGTGCAGTATTTTCCTGAAGGAGGTCAGATCGTCGGCAATGAGGTGAACAGGATTGCTTTCAAAACATTGAACCCTAAAGGACTTGGGATTAAAGCCCAAATAACTATAGTAACCCCTAATGGAGAGACTGCAGCAACACTTGAAACCAATGAACTGGGTATGGGATCTGTATCTAGCTATTTCGCAACGGGGGAAAAGTTCAAGATTGTAACAAAGTTTGAAGACGGAACCGAGCAAACAATGGATATGAGTGATATACCTACGAGCAGTATCTCCATTGCATTGAACAACACTAATCCAGACAAATTTTTTGTTCAAGCCAATATATCAGAGGACAGAATAAATAGTGAAGAAATCTATTTGGCAGTTCAACATTTGGGAACCATTTTTTACATGTCTAAAAACAAGGCAAATAAAACCAATGTATTGTTCACGGTGCCTAAAGAAAATCTTCCAACAGGGGTATTGACAGTCAGTTTGCTGAACAAAGATTTCTTGCCGATTTCTGAAAGACCGATGTTTAATTATTCCGCATCCAGCTTGATGCAAAATGAGATTAAATTGGATAAACAGAGCTACGGTCTAAGAGAAAAAGTAAATACTGAAATAGAGGTAGGAAATCCGGGAGACAGCTTAAGGTATGCTGCAATGTCAGCTTCGGTGGTCAACATGAAGAACTACAAGGATGATGTTCCAAATTCGGTGAGTATCTTGAGCTCGCTATATCTCAATGCGGATATTAAGGGATTTATTGAAAAGCCTAGCTTTTATTTCAATGAAGACGGAACAATTAAAGCCACTGATTTAGATAATTTGCTCTTGACTCAAGGGTGGAGAAAAATTAATCTCAACAAACTTGATTCAATAGATGCTTCTACGCCTAAATATCCAGCTGAAAAAGGACTTACCATCAGTGGAAATATCAATAAGGTCGGTAGAAAGACAGGGATTCCCAACTCCAAGGTCCAACTGATCTCCACGAACAATTTCATGGATTTTATCGATACGGTTACGAACTCGGAAGGGCACTTCTCCTTCGACAACCTCTTGTTTCCAGACAGTGTCAAATTCTTGATCTCTGCAAGGAATCAAAAAGGAAAGAACTTTGTCGATATTATCGAAGACAAACCTGTAAGACCAGAAATCAATTTCGACAAAAGTGCTCCTTTAATTTTGAATGATATCAATAAACTGAATGAAGATCAGCTATTAGCTAATAAGAAGTTCTACGATCAATTGGAAAGAAAAGGGATTATGGACAAGGTTTTTCAAATCGAGGAAGTAACCGTTCGTGCACAGCGACCAAAAGCCTCCGAAAGATCTTCCAACCTAAACGGTCCGGGTAATGCAGACCAAATCATCACAGCAGAAGAACTCAGCACTTGCGCAACATTGGAGATGTGTCTGAACGGAAGACTTATGGGCGTATTTTTCCAAAATGGTGTGCCGATGAATACGAGAGGAAATGTTCCGATGCAAGTGGTTATAGATGGTATGTACGTGGAATCCGATATGTTATCGATGATTAATCCACAAGACGTTCAAAGTGTGGAGGTCTTGAGAAATACAAACTATACAGCTATCTACGGCTCATTTGGTGGCGGTGGAGTCATTATTATCACTTCAAAAACCGGAAGAGATGCGCAGCGATCTTCATTCCAACCTACGGGAATATTATCAATCACTCCGAAAGGAATATCCATATCCAAGGAATTCTATAAACCAGTATACGATGTAAGCTCAGACAAACAATTCCAAAATGACCTGAGAACTACCATTCACTGGGAAGCTGGAATTGTGGCAGATAAGGATGGTAAGGCAAAATTTGACTTCTTCACGTCCGATGAGGCCGGAACTTACAGAATGATTATTGAAGGAATTGATTTTCAAGGCAAAATCCTCCGAAAGATCATCAACTTCGACGTAAAATAA
- the purD gene encoding phosphoribosylamine--glycine ligase, which translates to MNILIIGSGGRESAFAYKISQSPKLSKLYIAPGNAGTEQYGENVPLKVTDFEGIADFALKNNVEMIVVGPEEPLVKGIHDFFLSREDLKNIAIVGPQQEGAQLEGSKDFSKEFMIRHNIPTAAFKSFDKTNLDEGLAYLDTQKLPIVLKADGLAQGKGVLILDSYEEAKAELKEMINESKFGAASDVVVVEEFLKGIELSVFVLTDGHDYKVLPSAKDYKRIGEGDTGLNTGGMGSVSPVPFADQAFLDKVESRIIKPTVDGLKKDGIPYKGFIFIGLMNVDGEPYVIEYNVRMGDPETESVLVRIESDLVDLLEGVAKEDLASRSYTVTDKTAATVVIVSGGYPGKYETGKVISNMENVKESIVFHAGTKQEGANVVTAGGRVLAVTALEEDLFSALQQATADAGRIFFEGKYFRTDIGFDLI; encoded by the coding sequence ATGAATATTCTGATCATCGGCTCTGGAGGTAGAGAGTCTGCCTTTGCCTATAAAATCTCACAAAGCCCAAAACTAAGCAAATTATATATCGCTCCAGGGAATGCTGGAACTGAACAATACGGCGAAAATGTTCCGTTGAAAGTTACTGACTTTGAAGGAATCGCCGATTTTGCTTTAAAGAATAATGTGGAAATGATTGTTGTAGGTCCTGAAGAGCCATTGGTAAAAGGTATTCATGATTTCTTCCTTTCGAGAGAAGACCTCAAAAATATCGCTATCGTAGGTCCTCAACAAGAAGGAGCACAGCTGGAAGGATCAAAGGATTTCTCCAAGGAATTCATGATTCGCCATAATATCCCGACTGCAGCGTTCAAGTCATTCGATAAAACAAACCTTGATGAAGGATTGGCATATTTGGACACTCAAAAATTACCGATCGTATTGAAAGCCGATGGACTGGCACAAGGAAAGGGTGTTTTGATCTTAGATTCTTACGAAGAGGCTAAAGCTGAATTGAAAGAAATGATCAACGAGTCCAAATTTGGAGCTGCATCTGATGTAGTCGTGGTAGAGGAGTTCTTGAAAGGGATTGAACTATCCGTATTTGTTCTTACAGACGGACATGACTATAAAGTATTGCCTTCAGCAAAGGATTATAAAAGGATAGGTGAAGGTGATACAGGATTGAACACCGGTGGTATGGGTTCTGTTTCTCCAGTTCCATTTGCTGATCAAGCGTTTTTGGACAAAGTGGAATCACGAATTATAAAACCTACCGTTGATGGCTTGAAGAAAGATGGTATTCCTTATAAAGGATTTATCTTTATAGGTCTGATGAATGTGGATGGAGAGCCTTATGTTATCGAATATAATGTACGTATGGGTGACCCAGAGACAGAATCTGTTCTTGTACGTATTGAGTCTGATTTAGTGGATCTATTGGAAGGTGTTGCTAAGGAAGATCTTGCCAGCCGTTCTTATACCGTTACCGATAAGACTGCAGCTACTGTGGTTATTGTTTCTGGTGGCTATCCAGGAAAATATGAAACAGGAAAGGTTATCTCGAACATGGAGAACGTGAAAGAGTCTATTGTCTTCCATGCGGGCACAAAACAAGAAGGCGCCAATGTAGTGACTGCAGGCGGCAGGGTATTGGCCGTTACCGCTCTTGAAGAGGATTTGTTTTCAGCTTTGCAACAGGCAACCGCTGACGCTGGACGCATATTTTTCGAAGGAAAGTACTTCAGAACAGACATTGGATTTGATTTAATATAA
- a CDS encoding Arm DNA-binding domain-containing protein, producing MSANYSLLFYLKKPKNYVSGAKPIYMRITINGSVCEISTGKNCDPNRWNSKANRSKGNTEEVKTLNSYLETLNLKVAAIHLEILKMGETPTIELLKAKITGKVENQKRLLTVLKDHNHKMDSLLGNGFRENTLKGYKTTYSHLENYISKE from the coding sequence ATGAGTGCAAATTATTCCTTGCTCTTCTATTTGAAGAAACCAAAGAATTATGTCAGTGGAGCTAAGCCCATTTACATGAGAATTACGATCAATGGATCAGTCTGTGAAATCTCTACAGGAAAGAATTGTGACCCCAATCGATGGAATTCTAAAGCAAATCGATCAAAAGGAAATACCGAGGAGGTAAAAACTTTAAACAGCTATTTGGAAACCTTGAATCTGAAAGTTGCAGCTATCCACCTTGAAATCCTGAAAATGGGAGAAACCCCAACAATTGAACTGTTAAAGGCTAAAATTACAGGGAAGGTAGAAAACCAAAAGAGATTATTGACGGTTTTAAAAGATCATAACCATAAAATGGATTCCTTGCTGGGTAATGGGTTTCGGGAAAATACCTTAAAGGGTTATAAAACAACCTACTCGCATTTAGAAAATTATATTTCAAAAGAATAA
- a CDS encoding nucleotidyl transferase AbiEii/AbiGii toxin family protein has translation MSRSTIDKDWVLGHFVDAIFSIDSFREALIFKGGTCLRKCYIPDYRFSEDLDFTSISPDFQLDEDLLRQIISIVQERTGMQLHLEKLTDLRHNDMPTGYAAIVKFWGADHSKDQIPPDPSRWTTSIKIEIILYEKMLFEPSMKTVYHDYSDQLSSAVNEIVCYDIREVLSEKLRALIQRSYTAPRDYYDIWYLSKYVDNLPWTEIKQAFLEKMAFKGLEFTGVDQLLNAKIENKVKRAWKNSLGHQIASRKLPAFDEVKKDLELLFNEIFETR, from the coding sequence GTGTCCAGAAGTACCATTGACAAGGATTGGGTATTAGGTCATTTTGTCGATGCTATATTTTCGATAGATTCCTTTAGAGAAGCGTTAATATTCAAAGGAGGAACATGTTTACGAAAATGTTATATCCCGGATTATCGTTTTTCAGAAGATTTAGATTTCACATCCATCAGTCCTGATTTTCAATTGGATGAAGATTTATTGCGACAAATCATATCAATAGTACAAGAACGTACTGGTATGCAATTACATTTAGAAAAGCTCACCGATCTTCGACATAACGATATGCCAACTGGCTACGCTGCGATTGTAAAGTTTTGGGGAGCCGATCATTCGAAGGACCAAATTCCTCCAGATCCTTCCCGTTGGACGACTTCGATTAAGATTGAAATTATTTTGTACGAGAAGATGCTGTTTGAACCTAGTATGAAAACAGTGTACCATGACTATTCTGATCAGCTGAGTTCTGCAGTCAATGAAATTGTCTGTTACGATATAAGAGAAGTGTTATCTGAAAAGTTAAGAGCTCTGATTCAACGCTCCTATACAGCACCTCGAGACTATTATGATATTTGGTATTTGTCGAAATATGTTGACAATCTGCCTTGGACAGAAATTAAACAGGCTTTTTTAGAGAAAATGGCATTTAAAGGACTCGAGTTTACGGGTGTAGATCAGCTTCTGAATGCTAAAATTGAAAACAAGGTGAAACGAGCATGGAAAAATAGTTTAGGGCATCAGATCGCAAGTAGAAAGCTACCGGCTTTTGATGAAGTTAAAAAGGACTTGGAATTATTGTTTAATGAAATCTTCGAAACGAGATAA
- a CDS encoding type IV toxin-antitoxin system AbiEi family antitoxin domain-containing protein — MADSVYISENLTKPQLEFLKLLDDYEIQLFKFTEIEQLLGQKFDNLSEILENLVDKELLVRIEKGKFCKQGFRDEYVIGTFIADNSAVGYWSALNLHGLTEQFSNTVFIQTTHKKYDKSILGTSYKFVKIAPNKKLGIIHNGYGNLHYPITDIEKTIVDCFDLPQHSGGYAELIRAVGQAKLQSNKLVEYCQAINNIAVTKRIGYLVELLQIIGMETFIDFAKKQVNNRYNLFDPQGLEEGEFVSEWRLRLNISREELLDISNKQY; from the coding sequence ATGGCAGACAGCGTTTATATATCAGAAAACCTCACTAAACCCCAACTCGAGTTCTTGAAGTTGCTGGATGACTATGAAATTCAGCTATTCAAATTTACCGAAATCGAACAGTTATTGGGGCAAAAGTTTGACAACTTAAGTGAAATCCTAGAAAATCTGGTAGACAAGGAACTGCTTGTACGGATTGAGAAGGGCAAATTTTGCAAACAAGGTTTTAGGGATGAATATGTCATAGGGACTTTCATCGCAGACAACAGTGCTGTTGGGTATTGGTCTGCACTCAATTTACATGGGTTGACGGAACAGTTTTCTAATACTGTCTTTATTCAAACTACACATAAAAAATATGACAAATCAATTCTAGGTACTTCTTATAAATTCGTCAAGATTGCGCCCAATAAAAAACTGGGTATCATACACAATGGTTATGGTAATCTTCATTACCCGATCACTGATATAGAAAAAACAATAGTAGATTGCTTTGATTTACCTCAACATTCCGGGGGCTACGCGGAACTGATCAGAGCCGTCGGACAAGCGAAATTGCAATCAAATAAATTAGTCGAATATTGCCAGGCTATTAATAATATAGCGGTTACCAAACGAATTGGCTACTTGGTCGAACTTCTCCAAATCATAGGTATGGAAACTTTTATAGATTTTGCCAAGAAACAGGTAAATAATAGATACAACTTGTTTGATCCCCAGGGATTGGAAGAAGGTGAATTTGTTTCGGAATGGCGATTAAGGTTAAATATCAGCCGGGAAGAATTGTTAGACATATCCAATAAACAATACTAA
- a CDS encoding TOTE conflict system archaeo-eukaryotic primase domain-containing protein — translation MLYAGRREISGYMPAYSYDPYHYRLHKANGGTFQSYAHKTYLPLSEMEVAKHLKGLQQVGIYPLLQDNTSWFLVADFDKSDWKEQALKFLEACTAKNVPAYLERSRSGNGAHIWIFFESPYSASKSRKLFINILEQCGAFSPFDKSSSFDRLFPNQDRLSGKGLGNLIALPLYLPAVQKGNSSFVDPKTMDPFPDQIAYLKEVKRVSLNLLEELYNDTGATSADSYIPAIDEKLKITLSNTIRLNSHAIPFVLINFLKEQLNFANSAFIIKKKSGRSTFETPRFLN, via the coding sequence TTGCTTTACGCTGGGAGAAGGGAAATAAGCGGGTATATGCCGGCCTATAGCTATGATCCATACCATTATCGACTACATAAAGCTAATGGTGGTACTTTTCAAAGCTATGCACACAAAACTTACCTGCCATTGTCAGAAATGGAAGTTGCTAAACATCTTAAAGGCCTTCAACAGGTTGGAATTTATCCGCTATTGCAAGACAATACCTCTTGGTTTTTAGTAGCTGATTTCGATAAATCCGACTGGAAAGAACAGGCATTGAAATTTTTAGAAGCGTGTACTGCTAAAAACGTTCCCGCTTATCTTGAACGGTCCCGTTCCGGCAATGGCGCACATATCTGGATTTTCTTTGAGAGCCCTTATTCAGCAAGCAAGAGCCGTAAGCTATTTATAAATATTTTGGAACAATGCGGTGCATTCTCGCCATTTGATAAGAGTTCCAGCTTTGACCGTCTGTTTCCAAATCAAGATCGCCTGTCAGGGAAAGGTTTAGGAAACCTAATTGCGCTGCCCTTATATTTGCCGGCTGTACAGAAGGGCAACAGTTCCTTTGTCGATCCTAAAACAATGGATCCATTTCCTGATCAAATCGCATATCTAAAAGAAGTAAAAAGAGTAAGTTTAAATTTACTTGAGGAATTATATAACGATACTGGGGCTACTAGTGCAGATAGCTATATCCCAGCTATTGACGAAAAACTTAAGATTACCCTAAGCAATACGATCCGTCTAAATAGTCACGCTATACCTTTTGTACTCATCAATTTTTTGAAGGAGCAACTTAATTTTGCCAATTCAGCCTTTATTATCAAGAAAAAGTCAGGGAGAAGCACTTTCGAAACGCCAAGATTTTTAAATTAA
- a CDS encoding DEAD/DEAH box helicase — MIFTYLGDIIMEIQPEEIEDYKRANIIVRNTKLHIPYNSKSDSFETLSQILIHDTARNRLIVDDVSAELNQGKKAVIITERKEHIETLNLLLKSNYETITLSGDDSDSSKKAKWKTLSEGNFQVLITTGQYFGEGSDIQHISTLLLAYPFAFHGKLIQYIGRVQRSEINPTIYDYRDVQIDYLDKMFLKRNIYYRKITKQATLFDEPTMDFQPQTGHLFTLEKSAKIAVEDLSFHYGYVAFTYKVQEMHTVLEFHIENLEIRPEFEVLKPYFIKIMKTKNIKVQLNAEFEYGKLVAQIATSEDIERINKEIVEGVKFQFLNKGVLSKLPFQKQNILTSDQLQDGETVYANEEELLSEILKLRKYKHSRQVQFLADHHQSNIMKIRFVLSPFAFVFLLSGDQKYHVILETLDTEEATYIWHIEKDRTTLKEAIVTIDKDLQIIREKDRQRFLENNLPANFNRILHDYSDPDRGFILWKACLEEILH; from the coding sequence TTGATCTTTACTTATCTCGGTGATATCATTATGGAAATCCAACCAGAAGAAATTGAAGATTACAAAAGGGCAAATATCATCGTCCGGAATACCAAACTCCATATTCCCTATAATTCTAAAAGCGACAGTTTCGAAACACTTTCCCAAATTCTAATTCATGATACAGCAAGAAACAGATTAATAGTAGACGATGTATCCGCAGAGCTAAATCAAGGGAAAAAGGCGGTTATAATTACCGAAAGAAAAGAACATATCGAGACGCTTAATCTATTGCTAAAATCAAATTATGAAACTATAACGCTCAGCGGAGATGATTCAGACAGCAGCAAGAAAGCGAAATGGAAAACATTGTCAGAAGGGAATTTTCAAGTACTTATTACGACAGGTCAGTATTTTGGCGAAGGTTCGGATATTCAGCATATCAGCACACTTCTTTTGGCCTATCCCTTTGCTTTCCATGGTAAATTGATTCAATACATCGGTCGGGTGCAGCGATCCGAGATCAATCCAACGATATACGACTATCGGGATGTACAGATCGATTACCTAGACAAAATGTTTCTCAAACGAAATATATATTACCGTAAAATAACCAAACAGGCAACGCTTTTCGACGAACCTACAATGGATTTCCAACCTCAAACCGGTCACCTATTTACTTTAGAAAAGAGTGCCAAAATAGCCGTTGAGGATCTATCGTTCCATTATGGCTATGTAGCCTTTACTTACAAGGTTCAAGAGATGCATACAGTTTTAGAATTTCATATCGAAAATTTGGAGATTAGGCCTGAGTTTGAGGTATTAAAACCTTACTTTATCAAGATAATGAAAACTAAAAACATCAAAGTTCAGTTAAACGCAGAATTTGAGTATGGAAAACTGGTTGCACAGATTGCCACATCAGAAGATATTGAACGGATAAATAAAGAAATTGTGGAAGGGGTAAAATTTCAGTTTCTGAACAAGGGGGTATTAAGCAAGCTGCCTTTTCAAAAGCAAAATATTTTGACTTCGGACCAGTTACAGGATGGTGAGACTGTATATGCAAACGAAGAGGAATTATTATCTGAAATCCTTAAACTACGAAAATACAAACACTCTAGGCAAGTTCAATTTTTAGCAGATCACCACCAAAGTAATATAATGAAGATTAGGTTTGTTCTCAGTCCATTCGCGTTTGTATTTCTTCTGTCGGGTGATCAGAAGTACCACGTAATTCTTGAAACCCTAGATACCGAGGAGGCAACATATATCTGGCACATAGAAAAAGATAGGACTACTCTGAAAGAAGCCATTGTGACGATAGATAAAGATCTGCAGATTATTCGTGAAAAAGATAGACAAAGATTCTTGGAAAATAATCTCCCTGCGAACTTCAACCGTATTTTACATGATTATAGCGATCCGGATAGAGGTTTTATTCTCTGGAAAGCATGCTTGGAAGAAATCCTTCATTGA
- a CDS encoding transposase — MNYFDNKSTNASAETFNVKIKAFTSQFRGVGNINFFLLRLTKLFVQSTDFETDPFVRQQRLLPVYHDLINR; from the coding sequence TTGAACTACTTCGACAACAAGAGTACAAATGCATCGGCAGAAACATTCAATGTCAAAATAAAGGCTTTCACAAGTCAGTTTAGAGGTGTAGGTAACATCAATTTCTTCCTGTTAAGATTGACCAAATTATTTGTTCAGTCCACAGATTTCGAAACCGATCCGTTCGTTCGGCAACAACGACTTTTACCAGTTTATCATGATTTAATAAACCGTTAA
- a CDS encoding alpha/beta fold hydrolase, with amino-acid sequence MLEPEDGTQLAEYQLISFWLGGNSGSVDIAIRLPKAPNNMRNALTLAICLFLNFTIKGQTGQENGMFDELERNSWYLPTADGKARLYITSLGRGDTVVSLHGGPGNNFNYLVDAVRGSTDSTCFVLFDQRGSLYSRVQDSSVRDLSLDILVDDLESLRKEIGQEKLTLFAHSFGTVLAISYYLKYPQNVRGMVLTASMPPFIPRGKTFIDLVPEFHKRIKALRNRPEVEAILRDEGLWEEEGLNKKQQSDRYKITGLASFNMIDLRNWRSFKGGRAFFNSAVEGAIGGSMPESYDIRPTLERFPITISIIQGTEDYLSADSWKLISDLLDHVSVHLIEHSSHYIWLDRAEEFNHILSSSFPWNRNRQE; translated from the coding sequence ATGTTGGAACCTGAAGATGGCACACAACTTGCGGAATATCAGTTGATTTCATTTTGGCTCGGAGGAAATTCAGGCTCCGTGGACATAGCCATCAGATTACCTAAAGCCCCCAACAATATGAGAAATGCATTGACTCTTGCCATCTGTCTTTTTCTGAACTTCACAATCAAAGGCCAGACCGGTCAGGAGAACGGCATGTTCGATGAACTGGAGAGGAATTCCTGGTACCTTCCTACAGCTGACGGAAAAGCCAGACTGTACATTACTTCCTTGGGAAGAGGAGATACCGTCGTTTCTCTCCACGGAGGTCCAGGAAATAACTTCAATTATCTGGTGGATGCCGTCCGGGGAAGCACCGATTCCACTTGTTTTGTACTATTTGACCAAAGGGGAAGCCTATATTCCAGGGTACAGGATTCCTCCGTGAGAGACCTTTCCCTCGACATCCTGGTAGACGACCTGGAATCGCTCCGAAAGGAAATCGGGCAGGAAAAATTGACCCTTTTCGCCCATTCCTTTGGGACGGTCCTGGCCATCTCCTATTATTTGAAATATCCCCAAAATGTTCGCGGAATGGTGCTTACGGCGTCCATGCCGCCATTTATACCCCGCGGAAAGACCTTTATCGACCTGGTTCCTGAATTCCACAAGAGGATAAAAGCCCTTAGGAACCGACCGGAGGTTGAAGCCATACTTAGGGATGAGGGACTATGGGAAGAAGAAGGACTGAACAAAAAACAGCAATCTGACCGCTATAAGATTACGGGGCTCGCTTCTTTCAATATGATCGACCTACGGAACTGGCGATCTTTCAAGGGAGGGAGGGCTTTCTTCAATTCGGCCGTAGAGGGTGCGATCGGAGGGTCCATGCCCGAAAGCTATGATATCCGACCTACCTTGGAGCGGTTCCCAATTACCATATCGATCATCCAGGGAACGGAGGACTATCTATCGGCAGATAGCTGGAAACTGATCTCAGACCTATTAGACCATGTTTCGGTCCACCTGATAGAACATTCCTCACATTACATATGGCTCGACCGGGCAGAAGAATTCAATCACATCCTGAGCTCCTCTTTCCCATGGAACAGAAATAGACAAGAATGA
- a CDS encoding nuclear transport factor 2 family protein has translation MPGKHALSGTKTGIEETIEDMDRLAEFKFSAEGIVLGYSDEHIIDCHRIWNNHGNCPAISCLSCILWKLGEGKIREVFPFSQDQHQVDDFFNSQLEL, from the coding sequence GTGCCGGGAAAACACGCACTGAGTGGAACCAAAACAGGCATTGAGGAGACAATAGAAGATATGGACAGACTGGCAGAATTCAAATTCAGTGCCGAAGGAATAGTTCTGGGCTATTCTGATGAGCATATCATAGATTGCCACAGGATATGGAACAATCATGGGAACTGTCCTGCGATCAGTTGTCTGTCCTGCATTTTATGGAAGCTCGGGGAAGGAAAGATCCGGGAAGTTTTCCCTTTTTCCCAAGACCAGCATCAGGTAGACGATTTTTTCAATTCCCAGCTGGAACTTTAA